A genomic stretch from Arenicella xantha includes:
- the tgt gene encoding tRNA guanosine(34) transglycosylase Tgt: MKFDLLNTDGNARRARLSFARGEIQTPIFMPVGTAGTVKAMTPAELEQVGAQIVLGNTFHLMLRPGTDVIQAHGDLHDFMQWQKPILTDSGGFQVWSLAELRKISEKGVTFRSPIDGSEKFLGPEEAIDIQAKLGSDIVMIFDECTPFPATEQEARTSMELSMRWAKRSKTAHGDSSSALFGIIQGGMFEHLRDESLAGLQDIGFDGYAIGGLSVGEPKEDMYRILRHLAHKMPDQAPRYLMGVGTPENLVTAVHYGVDMFDCVLPTRNARNGWLYTQTGVVKIRNAQYELDTRPIDEACGCDTCKQFSRSYIKHLLKTNEILGARLATVHNLHFFLDLMQQMREAIEQNSFDQFRANFFEMRGQPDPTVA; encoded by the coding sequence ATGAAATTCGACTTACTAAATACCGACGGCAACGCACGTCGAGCGCGCTTGTCGTTTGCGCGCGGAGAAATCCAGACACCGATCTTTATGCCGGTTGGAACCGCTGGCACGGTAAAGGCAATGACACCGGCTGAATTAGAGCAGGTTGGTGCGCAGATTGTGTTGGGGAATACCTTTCACTTGATGCTCAGGCCAGGTACGGATGTGATTCAGGCGCATGGTGATCTGCATGATTTTATGCAGTGGCAAAAACCGATTCTGACTGACTCTGGCGGATTTCAGGTTTGGTCATTGGCTGAGTTGCGTAAGATCTCTGAGAAGGGTGTCACGTTTCGCTCACCTATTGATGGCAGTGAAAAGTTTCTGGGGCCGGAAGAGGCGATAGATATTCAGGCCAAGCTCGGATCCGATATTGTTATGATCTTTGATGAATGCACGCCATTTCCCGCGACTGAGCAAGAGGCTAGAACTTCAATGGAGTTATCAATGCGTTGGGCTAAGCGTTCGAAGACAGCTCACGGTGACAGCTCCTCCGCTCTGTTTGGCATTATTCAAGGCGGTATGTTTGAGCACCTGCGTGATGAATCGTTGGCTGGTTTACAAGATATAGGGTTTGATGGTTACGCTATCGGCGGCCTGTCGGTTGGTGAGCCGAAAGAGGATATGTATCGAATCCTCCGGCATTTGGCGCATAAAATGCCAGATCAAGCGCCTAGATATTTAATGGGGGTTGGCACACCAGAGAATTTGGTCACTGCGGTGCATTATGGTGTTGATATGTTTGATTGCGTGCTCCCAACTCGTAATGCTCGAAACGGCTGGTTATATACCCAGACCGGTGTGGTAAAGATTCGCAATGCGCAGTATGAGTTAGATACTCGACCGATTGATGAGGCTTGTGGCTGTGATACTTGTAAACAGTTTTCTCGGTCCTATATAAAACACTTGTTGAAAACGAACGAGATATTAGGCGCTAGATTGGCCACGGTGCACAATCTCCACTTCTTTCTCGACTTGATGCAACAAATGCGAGAGGCAATCGAGCAAAACTCGTTCGATCAATTTCGCGCAAATTTTTTCGAGATGCGAGGCCAACCGGACCCAACTGTGGCATAA
- the aroE gene encoding shikimate dehydrogenase, producing the protein MKRFALLGEPVGHSLSPLLHKAIYRQLEIDDASYRTVELPEERLKSFFTGFRVGGFDGVNVTIPHKSRVIQLLDEVDSKAKLIDAVNCVNRVGNKLTGYNTDLLGFAYSLRQNNVHIDGNVFAILGAGGSAQAVGAVLAEGAAKQVYIVNRTPERAERLKEIILAVNDAISVTVCSEQELAERSAELDCVINTTSLGMAPNTKMSPISESIFSENCLAFDLVYSPMKTKFLSDAESQGAAIVNGLQMLVAQAVYSVEIWMGGNIVAHVDMNALVRDLEKAIK; encoded by the coding sequence TTGAAGAGATTTGCGTTATTGGGGGAACCGGTGGGACATAGTTTGAGTCCCTTACTGCATAAGGCTATCTATCGTCAATTGGAAATTGATGATGCTTCCTATCGCACGGTTGAGTTGCCTGAAGAGCGGCTCAAGAGCTTTTTCACTGGTTTTCGAGTTGGTGGGTTTGATGGTGTCAATGTCACGATACCGCATAAGTCGCGTGTTATTCAGTTGCTCGATGAAGTTGACAGCAAGGCAAAGTTAATCGATGCGGTGAACTGTGTTAACCGAGTTGGCAACAAATTGACCGGTTACAATACAGATCTACTTGGCTTTGCTTACTCTTTGCGTCAAAACAACGTGCATATCGACGGCAATGTGTTTGCCATATTGGGCGCTGGTGGCAGTGCGCAAGCGGTTGGCGCCGTGTTGGCCGAAGGCGCTGCGAAGCAGGTTTACATTGTCAATCGTACGCCTGAACGTGCTGAGCGACTCAAAGAAATTATTCTGGCTGTTAACGATGCGATAAGCGTTACCGTGTGCAGTGAACAAGAATTGGCCGAGCGGTCTGCTGAGTTAGATTGCGTTATTAACACCACTTCCTTAGGCATGGCGCCTAACACCAAGATGTCGCCGATAAGCGAGTCTATATTTAGTGAGAATTGCTTAGCCTTTGATTTGGTGTATTCGCCAATGAAAACCAAGTTTCTCAGTGATGCTGAGAGTCAAGGCGCAGCTATCGTTAATGGGCTTCAAATGTTAGTGGCGCAGGCGGTTTATTCGGTGGAGATTTGGATGGGCGGCAATATTGTGGCACATGTAGACATGAATGCGCTGGTCAGAGACCTAGAGAAAGCGATAAAATAA
- the secD gene encoding protein translocase subunit SecD: MNKNPTWKYLLLLFIVAFGVIYATPNLYQADPGLQVVGARTADVDNVVLQRVKKTLDEAGIEIKSLSLEQGKLRARLSSEDDQTRGQVLLKEELGDNYPVALADITTTPQWLQNLGGAPMYLGLDLRGGVHFLLQVDMAAAEKKANDDYYEDIRRLLREEGLRYSGMVRQKNGAISIRFADQTIRDQANSLISVQYAELHRFDTQDGDKFFLNIEVNETALSEIRSAALKKNMLALRNRIDQLGVSEPVIQQQGVDRIVVQLPGVKDPSVAKDILGKTATLQVHLVDEENQASNERGRVPSGSQRFYFRDGRGILLQKRVLYSGENIIDASASISQQDGGPVVSIRLDAKGTTINSDVTGDNIGKRMAVVYVESIPQTITDAKGNVKIITKKVEEVITAPTINDQLGKSFIITGLSSPKETQDIALLLRAGSLAAPVYIIEERTVGPSLGAENIAKGFQSVFYGFMAVLVFMVIFYRVFGAVASFALILNLVIIVGVLSLLQATLTLPGVAGMVLTVGMAVDANVLIFERIREEIQDGAAPQMAIHRGYDNAFSTIIDANLTTLIAALVLFNFGTGPIRGFAITLSIGIATSMVTAIFVTRVLVNMIYGNRRLDKLSM, translated from the coding sequence ATGAATAAGAATCCGACCTGGAAGTATCTGTTACTGCTGTTTATTGTGGCATTTGGCGTCATTTACGCTACGCCCAACCTGTATCAAGCCGACCCGGGCTTGCAAGTTGTTGGCGCGCGTACTGCAGATGTCGATAATGTCGTGCTGCAGCGTGTCAAGAAGACCCTTGATGAGGCGGGCATTGAGATTAAATCTCTGTCGCTCGAGCAGGGTAAGCTTCGAGCGCGCCTGAGCTCTGAAGACGACCAAACACGCGGTCAAGTGTTGTTGAAAGAGGAGCTCGGTGACAATTACCCAGTTGCGCTTGCAGACATCACTACAACTCCGCAATGGCTGCAAAATTTGGGCGGTGCGCCCATGTATTTAGGGCTGGATTTGCGTGGCGGTGTTCATTTTCTATTGCAGGTCGATATGGCTGCGGCTGAAAAGAAAGCCAATGACGATTATTACGAAGATATTCGTAGACTATTGCGTGAAGAAGGCTTGCGCTATTCGGGTATGGTGCGTCAGAAGAACGGTGCGATTAGCATTCGCTTTGCTGATCAAACAATCCGCGACCAAGCAAATAGCCTAATCTCCGTTCAATATGCTGAGCTACACCGCTTCGACACGCAAGACGGCGATAAATTTTTCCTTAACATCGAAGTCAACGAAACCGCTTTGTCTGAAATACGCAGTGCCGCTTTGAAGAAGAACATGCTTGCGTTGCGTAATCGAATCGATCAGCTCGGGGTATCTGAGCCAGTGATTCAACAGCAAGGAGTGGATCGGATTGTGGTGCAGTTGCCGGGCGTCAAAGATCCGTCGGTGGCAAAGGACATATTAGGTAAAACCGCTACGCTGCAAGTTCACTTGGTCGATGAAGAAAATCAGGCGTCAAATGAAAGAGGGCGTGTGCCAAGCGGTTCGCAGCGATTCTATTTTCGCGATGGCCGCGGAATTCTGCTGCAGAAGCGAGTTCTCTACTCAGGCGAAAATATTATCGACGCCAGTGCGAGCATCAGTCAGCAAGACGGTGGGCCAGTGGTGAGTATCAGATTAGATGCCAAGGGTACGACCATTAATTCGGATGTCACCGGCGACAATATCGGTAAGCGAATGGCGGTGGTTTATGTTGAATCAATTCCGCAGACCATTACCGATGCTAAGGGCAATGTCAAAATAATCACCAAGAAGGTCGAAGAGGTGATCACTGCGCCGACGATCAATGACCAGCTAGGTAAGAGCTTCATTATCACCGGATTAAGCAGTCCTAAAGAGACCCAAGACATCGCTTTGTTGCTGCGTGCAGGGTCGCTCGCCGCGCCGGTTTACATTATCGAAGAACGTACAGTTGGGCCAAGTCTTGGTGCTGAAAATATCGCCAAAGGCTTCCAGTCAGTGTTTTATGGCTTTATGGCGGTATTGGTCTTTATGGTGATTTTTTACCGAGTTTTTGGTGCTGTAGCAAGTTTTGCTCTCATCCTCAATTTGGTGATTATTGTCGGCGTATTGTCCTTGCTGCAAGCTACCTTAACCCTGCCTGGTGTGGCCGGTATGGTATTAACGGTGGGTATGGCGGTAGATGCTAATGTGTTGATTTTTGAGCGTATTAGAGAAGAAATTCAAGATGGCGCTGCACCGCAGATGGCGATTCATCGCGGTTATGACAACGCGTTTTCGACCATTATCGATGCGAACCTTACGACATTGATTGCTGCTTTGGTGTTATTCAATTTTGGCACAGGACCTATTCGTGGTTTTGCTATTACCTTAAGTATTGGTATAGCAACATCAATGGTCACTGCTATTTTCGTGACCCGTGTGTTGGTCAATATGATTTATGGCAACCGCCGCTTAGATAAACTGTCGATGTAA
- a CDS encoding 3-deoxy-7-phosphoheptulonate synthase, with the protein MKQTDDLRIAQTKELIAPVHIHEQFPVTDMASETTARARADIEAVMSGDDDRLVAIVGPCSIHDPKSAIEYAQRLAGLKAELTDDLVIVMRVYFEKPRTTVGWKGLINDPDLNSSFSVNKGLGIARNLLLSINDLGVPAGCEYLDLITPQYTGDLVSWGAIGARTTESQCHRELASGLSCPVGFKNGTDGNLKIAIDAIGAASNPHHFLSVTKEGRTAIVASTGNKYTHIILRGGSSEPNYAASFVEESANMLTKAGLTPNIMIDFSHANSYKQPSRQREVCADVCHQIEQGESRIFGVMIESHLVGGSQSVVEGQPLVYGQSITDGCIGWDETEELCRNLANAVRSRRAVRAA; encoded by the coding sequence ATGAAGCAAACCGACGACCTGCGAATAGCGCAAACCAAAGAATTGATAGCGCCAGTGCATATTCATGAGCAATTTCCTGTTACTGATATGGCATCTGAAACTACTGCGCGAGCACGTGCCGATATCGAGGCCGTCATGTCGGGCGACGACGATCGCTTGGTCGCAATTGTTGGGCCGTGTTCTATCCATGACCCGAAATCGGCTATTGAGTATGCGCAGCGTCTTGCTGGGCTGAAGGCCGAGTTGACTGATGATCTGGTTATCGTAATGCGTGTTTACTTTGAGAAGCCGCGTACCACTGTTGGTTGGAAGGGTTTGATTAATGATCCGGATCTAAATAGCAGTTTTAGTGTTAATAAGGGCTTGGGGATCGCGCGTAACTTATTATTGTCGATCAATGACCTTGGTGTGCCGGCTGGCTGTGAATACCTTGATCTAATAACCCCGCAATACACTGGAGATTTAGTGTCGTGGGGCGCTATTGGTGCACGTACCACCGAAAGCCAATGTCATCGCGAGTTAGCGTCTGGCTTGTCTTGTCCGGTGGGCTTTAAGAATGGTACTGATGGCAATCTTAAAATTGCTATCGATGCAATTGGTGCGGCCAGTAATCCACATCATTTTTTGTCGGTTACCAAAGAAGGGCGTACCGCCATCGTCGCGAGTACTGGTAACAAATATACTCATATTATTCTTCGTGGCGGCAGTAGTGAACCTAATTACGCCGCTTCATTTGTAGAAGAGTCGGCTAATATGTTAACCAAAGCTGGCTTAACACCTAATATCATGATTGATTTTAGTCATGCTAATAGTTACAAACAACCATCACGTCAGCGCGAAGTATGTGCTGATGTGTGTCATCAAATAGAGCAGGGCGAGAGCCGTATATTTGGTGTGATGATTGAGTCTCATCTGGTCGGCGGCAGTCAGTCTGTGGTCGAAGGGCAACCGTTGGTGTATGGACAAAGCATTACCGATGGCTGTATTGGTTGGGACGAAACGGAAGAACTTTGCCGAAATCTTGCAAATGCGGTACGATCAAGGCGTGCCGTTCGCGCTGCCTAG
- the aroB gene encoding 3-dehydroquinate synthase, translating into MNSVKLNHSVPVELGEQSYQIHVDFGLKNHLADHLAPWNQGQQWVVLTQQAIFDIYQPVVNQLKSAGFRIETIIVPGDESAKHIQHAESVWSQMVAMGCDRSSILLALGGGVVGDLGGFVAATYMRGIPFIQVPTTLLAMVDSAIGGKTAVNLTAGKNLVGAIYQPKAVLIDPDFLATLPRRNVISSLAEAVKYGFIRDSSIFDTFETRFDDLVSLNDEALLSEIIAKSCRIKAQIVSNDQFENGERRLLNYGHTIGHAFETLQAYQGLYHGEAVLYGMKCAGFISHKQGLLSDLEYQRAKAVLDRFELPALAEVTADQVLGVVAHDKKMINGKLNFILLDRIGNGLVSTDVSEDDIRQSLSAVQ; encoded by the coding sequence ATGAACTCCGTCAAATTAAACCACTCTGTTCCCGTCGAACTGGGCGAACAGTCTTACCAAATTCACGTAGATTTTGGTCTCAAAAACCATCTAGCCGACCATCTTGCTCCATGGAATCAAGGCCAGCAATGGGTTGTGTTAACGCAGCAAGCAATTTTTGATATTTATCAGCCGGTCGTCAATCAACTTAAATCCGCTGGATTTCGCATCGAAACGATTATTGTGCCTGGTGACGAATCGGCTAAACACATACAGCATGCTGAATCAGTCTGGAGTCAAATGGTCGCCATGGGATGTGATCGCTCGTCAATTCTATTGGCGCTCGGTGGCGGTGTGGTTGGTGATCTCGGCGGTTTCGTTGCAGCTACCTACATGCGCGGTATTCCCTTTATTCAAGTGCCAACTACTCTGCTGGCAATGGTTGATTCAGCGATTGGCGGCAAAACTGCTGTTAATCTAACTGCTGGAAAAAATTTAGTCGGTGCTATCTATCAGCCGAAAGCGGTACTTATTGACCCTGATTTTTTGGCGACGCTGCCGCGTCGTAATGTGATCTCCTCGTTAGCTGAAGCGGTTAAATACGGCTTTATTCGCGATTCATCAATATTTGACACTTTCGAGACTCGATTTGATGACTTGGTCAGTTTGAATGATGAGGCGTTACTCAGCGAAATAATTGCTAAGAGTTGCCGGATAAAAGCGCAAATTGTTTCAAATGATCAGTTTGAAAATGGTGAGCGGCGATTGCTGAATTATGGACACACCATCGGGCACGCATTTGAAACGCTGCAGGCCTATCAAGGTTTGTATCACGGAGAAGCGGTGCTCTACGGAATGAAGTGCGCTGGGTTTATTTCTCATAAACAAGGTTTGTTGAGTGATCTTGAGTATCAGCGTGCAAAAGCAGTGCTTGATCGTTTTGAGTTGCCCGCGTTAGCAGAAGTGACAGCTGACCAGGTGCTTGGTGTTGTGGCGCATGACAAGAAAATGATCAATGGCAAGCTCAATTTTATATTGCTTGATCGTATCGGTAATGGCTTGGTTTCAACTGATGTCTCTGAGGATGACATTAGGCAGAGTTTGAGTGCGGTGCAATGA
- a CDS encoding Ppx/GppA phosphatase family protein, producing the protein MSDQPSSNASIVGDQTVNPFNTEAGSSLSLGAGGLGDDCYAAVDLGSNSFHMVISRYVHDEFVVLDRQREVVRLAAGLDDNNNLSEEVAQRALDCLSRFGQLLRTLPPANVRAVGTNALRRLNAKKGFMERAEAAIGHNIEIIAGREEARLIYLGVSKWSAYGDESRLVIDIGGGSTEIIAGRGESAVCRESLEVGCVVLSRQYFSEGKLSNRRFKRAMLAAELAIQPVVEQFRLHGWTQVIGCSGTMKSMAEAVIQGGWSKDRLNREGLFRLRDHAIEAGHVDKLNLSGVNSDRLPVFGGGLAILLALFELFDIQEMMVSDIALREGVLYDLVGRSAAEDIRDTTVASMLLRWSVDTEHSTGVRNTAIDLYDQVASAWDIRDSLFRSALGWAAQLHEVGLQISHDGYHKHGAYLVGNADLAGFARRDQLLLAALVRGHRRKFPSDTFEDLPSTMVTPAKRVAVVLRLAVLLHRGRGSHVPSSIDMSVEAQQIVLKFEPNWLESNPLTEADLRQERIWLKSIGLKLSFR; encoded by the coding sequence TTGTCAGATCAACCTAGTAGTAACGCGTCAATTGTCGGCGACCAGACAGTAAACCCCTTTAACACCGAGGCGGGCAGCAGCTTGTCGCTAGGCGCTGGTGGTCTAGGCGATGATTGCTATGCGGCGGTTGATCTGGGTTCAAACAGTTTTCATATGGTGATCTCGCGATATGTTCACGACGAATTTGTGGTGCTAGACCGGCAGCGAGAGGTGGTACGTCTAGCGGCGGGCTTGGATGACAATAATAATTTGTCCGAAGAGGTTGCGCAGCGTGCGCTTGATTGCTTGTCTCGGTTTGGTCAATTGTTAAGAACTCTGCCGCCGGCCAATGTGCGTGCGGTTGGCACCAATGCGTTACGCCGATTGAATGCCAAGAAAGGCTTCATGGAGCGAGCTGAAGCGGCGATTGGCCATAATATTGAAATTATTGCTGGTCGTGAGGAGGCCCGACTCATTTATCTCGGGGTTTCTAAATGGTCAGCTTACGGCGACGAATCTCGCTTAGTGATCGATATCGGTGGCGGTAGCACCGAGATTATTGCGGGTCGTGGTGAGTCGGCCGTGTGTCGCGAGAGTCTCGAAGTTGGTTGTGTGGTGTTAAGTCGGCAGTACTTTTCCGAAGGCAAGCTGAGCAATCGACGCTTTAAGCGCGCGATGTTGGCGGCTGAATTGGCCATTCAACCCGTGGTCGAACAGTTTCGTTTGCACGGTTGGACTCAGGTGATCGGCTGTTCCGGAACCATGAAGTCAATGGCTGAGGCGGTAATCCAAGGAGGCTGGTCAAAAGATCGCTTGAATCGCGAAGGCTTATTCCGGCTGCGTGATCATGCCATTGAGGCTGGTCATGTGGATAAACTTAATTTGTCTGGCGTGAATTCAGACCGTTTGCCAGTGTTTGGCGGCGGATTGGCTATTCTTCTCGCATTGTTCGAGCTGTTTGATATCCAAGAAATGATGGTTTCTGATATTGCGCTGCGTGAAGGTGTGTTGTACGACTTGGTTGGGCGTAGCGCCGCGGAGGATATTCGCGACACGACCGTGGCTTCAATGTTGTTGAGATGGTCGGTCGACACCGAGCATTCCACTGGCGTGCGAAATACCGCGATTGATCTCTATGATCAAGTCGCTTCGGCTTGGGATATTCGTGACAGCTTGTTTCGGTCAGCTTTGGGCTGGGCGGCGCAATTGCACGAGGTTGGCTTACAGATTAGTCATGACGGATATCACAAACATGGCGCGTACCTAGTGGGTAATGCGGACCTTGCTGGTTTTGCGCGCCGCGATCAATTGCTTCTTGCGGCCTTAGTGCGGGGCCATCGACGTAAATTCCCATCGGACACCTTTGAGGATCTGCCGTCCACGATGGTTACGCCGGCTAAGCGTGTTGCCGTCGTGCTGCGGTTGGCGGTGTTGTTGCATCGAGGTAGAGGCAGCCATGTGCCAAGCTCAATTGATATGAGCGTAGAGGCGCAGCAAATCGTTCTCAAATTCGAGCCGAACTGGCTTGAGAGTAACCCGTTGACCGAAGCAGATCTTCGCCAAGAGCGAATTTGGCTTAAATCGATAGGGCTTAAACTTAGTTTTCGATAA
- the ppk1 gene encoding polyphosphate kinase 1, translated as MNDLTIIPTAASSQPQTQYLNPELSLLSFHERVLSMALDTRTPVLERLKFLCIFSANMDEFFEIRVSGLKAMAQSAVAGESIDGLTPQIALDKISERAHRLVDLQYQTLNQQVLPELKTYGIQFLAQEEWTAGQSKWIRSYFKREVLPILTPIRLDPAHPFPLTINKGLSIVVDLHDPERDETHNIAIVPAPRALPRYIRLPPELCINEYEYVYLSSIISANVGRLFSNAEVLGCYQFRITRNSDLYVDLEAVEDLARTLEGELPRRLYGEAIRLEVSENCPKKILNFLKERFQISDDYIYAVDGPTNLNRLITLPDLVNRPHIKYQGFTPSAPDNLSQQNNIFDTINNADVLLHHPFQSFAPVVELLRQAANDPEVLAIKQTLYRTGSDSVMVEYLEDAARAGKEVTVIVELMARFDEQNNLDTAQKLQSAGAHVVYGMVGKKTHAKMLLIVRREGKKLRRYVHLGTGNYHQGNTRVYTDYGLLTNQREITQDVHELFMQLTTQGSNPTLIRLFQSPMGISDMLVKNVLREADNARAGRPAHVIAKVNGLSSPAVINALYEASQAGVKIDLIVRGICCLRPGIPGLSENIEVRSIVGRFLEHGRVFYFLNSEAESELFLSSADLMPRNLRNRIEQCTPILDSNIKETILADLHVYLADNRNSWLMQADGRYVQTIKKTPDEPDLNAQQVLLEAHADTY; from the coding sequence ATGAACGATTTGACCATTATTCCGACAGCTGCGAGCAGTCAACCACAGACCCAATACCTAAACCCCGAATTGAGCCTACTCTCATTTCACGAGCGGGTTTTGAGCATGGCTCTGGATACTCGTACTCCAGTGCTGGAGCGTCTTAAGTTCTTATGCATCTTTAGCGCCAACATGGATGAATTCTTTGAGATTCGAGTTTCGGGATTAAAAGCTATGGCACAAAGCGCTGTTGCTGGCGAGAGCATCGACGGCCTAACACCACAAATCGCCTTAGACAAAATCAGCGAACGAGCTCACCGCTTAGTTGATTTACAGTACCAAACACTCAATCAACAAGTATTGCCTGAACTCAAGACCTATGGCATTCAGTTTCTTGCTCAAGAAGAATGGACCGCAGGACAAAGCAAGTGGATCCGCAGCTATTTTAAGCGCGAGGTGTTACCGATACTAACCCCGATTAGACTTGATCCAGCACATCCTTTTCCGCTGACCATCAACAAAGGACTCAGCATTGTCGTTGACTTACACGACCCAGAGCGTGATGAAACACATAATATTGCGATTGTGCCCGCGCCAAGAGCGCTCCCGCGCTACATTCGACTTCCGCCAGAGCTGTGCATTAACGAATACGAATATGTCTACTTATCATCAATCATTTCAGCCAACGTGGGCCGCCTATTCAGCAACGCTGAGGTGCTAGGTTGTTACCAGTTCAGAATTACTCGTAACAGCGATTTATACGTTGACCTTGAAGCGGTCGAAGATTTAGCGCGCACACTTGAAGGCGAGTTGCCACGGCGTCTCTACGGCGAAGCCATTCGGCTAGAAGTCTCAGAAAATTGCCCCAAAAAGATATTAAACTTTCTCAAAGAACGTTTTCAAATTAGCGACGACTACATATATGCGGTTGACGGCCCAACCAATTTGAATCGCTTGATTACACTACCCGACTTGGTCAATCGCCCACATATTAAATACCAAGGCTTCACGCCTTCAGCGCCAGATAATTTAAGTCAACAAAATAATATTTTTGACACAATCAACAACGCTGACGTACTGCTGCATCATCCATTTCAATCATTCGCACCGGTCGTCGAATTATTGCGTCAGGCAGCTAATGACCCAGAGGTCCTTGCGATTAAGCAGACGCTGTACCGCACCGGTTCAGACTCAGTCATGGTTGAATATTTAGAAGATGCCGCACGCGCTGGCAAGGAAGTGACTGTAATCGTAGAGCTAATGGCGCGCTTTGACGAACAAAACAATTTGGATACCGCGCAAAAACTTCAGTCTGCTGGCGCGCATGTGGTGTATGGCATGGTCGGCAAGAAAACTCATGCAAAGATGTTACTCATTGTACGCCGAGAAGGTAAAAAGCTCCGTCGCTATGTACACTTGGGCACCGGGAATTACCATCAAGGCAACACTCGCGTATACACCGATTACGGCCTGCTAACCAATCAGCGTGAAATAACCCAAGACGTGCATGAGCTATTTATGCAGCTGACCACGCAAGGCTCCAACCCAACGCTGATTCGCCTATTCCAATCACCAATGGGCATCAGCGACATGTTGGTGAAAAATGTACTCCGCGAGGCTGACAATGCGCGCGCTGGCCGGCCAGCGCATGTTATCGCCAAGGTAAATGGTTTATCCAGCCCAGCCGTAATCAACGCTTTATACGAAGCATCTCAGGCCGGCGTCAAAATAGACCTTATCGTGCGTGGCATATGCTGTTTACGCCCCGGTATCCCTGGCTTATCCGAAAACATTGAAGTCCGCTCCATTGTTGGCCGTTTCCTCGAGCATGGCCGAGTATTTTACTTTTTAAACAGCGAAGCAGAAAGTGAATTATTCCTATCGAGCGCAGACCTGATGCCGCGCAATCTTCGCAACCGAATTGAACAATGCACACCGATTCTTGATTCCAATATCAAAGAAACCATCTTGGCAGATCTGCACGTGTATCTTGCCGACAATCGAAACTCATGGTTAATGCAAGCCGATGGCCGGTATGTGCAGACGATCAAGAAAACGCCGGACGAGCCCGATCTAAATGCGCAGCAAGTTTTACTAGAAGCCCATGCCGACACCTACTAA
- the aroQ gene encoding type II 3-dehydroquinate dehydratase, which translates to MKLLIVNGPNLNLLGEREPEVYGSESLADVNAWIEQHESSQAHQLAFFQSNHEGLLIDYLHEHRRRVDGLVINPGGLTHYSVALRDAISGCQIPTVEVHLSDIYSREAFRHVSMIKDVCLQQVSGRGKQGYIDAIEFLAAELSSGLA; encoded by the coding sequence ATGAAGCTATTAATTGTCAACGGTCCGAACTTGAATCTGTTGGGCGAGCGTGAACCGGAGGTGTACGGGAGTGAATCGCTGGCCGACGTCAATGCTTGGATAGAGCAGCATGAATCGAGTCAAGCTCACCAATTGGCGTTTTTTCAATCCAATCATGAAGGCCTGTTGATTGACTATTTGCATGAGCATCGTCGACGGGTTGATGGGTTGGTGATTAATCCCGGTGGGTTAACTCACTATTCCGTGGCGTTGAGAGATGCCATATCCGGATGTCAAATTCCCACGGTTGAAGTGCATTTATCAGATATCTATTCGCGCGAGGCTTTTCGTCACGTGTCGATGATTAAGGATGTGTGTTTGCAGCAGGTTTCCGGTCGCGGTAAGCAGGGTTACATCGATGCGATTGAGTTCCTTGCTGCTGAACTTTCTAGCGGGCTTGCTTGA
- the yajC gene encoding preprotein translocase subunit YajC, giving the protein MNELLSFFISDAAAQTAGGGGSNLMSLLPMVALFVIFYFLLIRPQQKRQKEHKGMVAGLSKGDEVVTMGGLLGKVIEVDDNFLTVEIAKDTQIRVQRMSVQAMMPKGTY; this is encoded by the coding sequence ATGAATGAGTTATTGAGTTTCTTTATTTCAGATGCAGCAGCGCAAACGGCTGGCGGCGGCGGTAGCAATTTGATGAGTCTCTTGCCAATGGTTGCGTTGTTCGTGATCTTTTATTTTTTGCTGATACGACCTCAACAAAAACGCCAGAAAGAGCACAAGGGTATGGTTGCCGGCTTGAGCAAAGGTGATGAGGTTGTCACGATGGGCGGCTTGCTAGGCAAAGTGATTGAAGTTGACGACAATTTTCTTACTGTTGAGATTGCAAAAGACACTCAGATTCGCGTTCAGCGTATGTCTGTACAGGCAATGATGCCTAAAGGAACCTATTAA